The proteins below come from a single Mauremys reevesii isolate NIE-2019 linkage group 6, ASM1616193v1, whole genome shotgun sequence genomic window:
- the CLTA gene encoding clathrin light chain A, with translation MAEFDLFGAPPAQPPAGDSPGVGNGALSGGEEDPAAAFLAQQESEIAGIENDEGFSILESGEVPAGLPGHGGPAPDAVDGVMNGELYQESNGPTDCYAAISHVDRLQSEPESIRKWREEQKERLEVLDANSRKQEAEWKEKAIKELEEWYARQDEQLQKTKANNRAAEEAFVNDVEETSPGTEWERVARLCDFNPKSSKQAKDVSRMRSILISLKQAPLVR, from the exons ATGGCCGAGTTCGATCTGTTCGGCGCGCCGCCCGCCCAGCCGCCGGCCGGGGACAGCCCCGGCGTGGGGAACGGGGCGCTGAGCGGCGGCGAGGAGGACCCGGccgccgccttcctggcccagcaGGAGAGCGAGATCGCGGGCATCGAGAACGACGAGGGCTTCAGCATCCTGGAGAGCGGCGAGGTGCCGGCGGGGCTGCCGGGCCACGGCGGGCCCGCGCCGG ATGCTGTCGATGGGGTGATGAATGGAGAGCTCTATCAG GAGAGCAATGGGCCAACAGACTGCTATGCCGCTATTTCACATGTGGATCGACTGCAGTCAGAACCAGAGAGTATCCGTAAATGGAGAGAGGAGCAAAAGGAACGCCTAGAAGTCCTTG ATGCCAACTCTCGAAAGCAGGAAGCAGAATGGAAAGAGAAGGCGATAAAGGAGTTGGAAGAATGGTATGCGCGGCAAGATGAACAGCTACAGAAAACAAAAGCCAACAACCG GGCAGCTGAAGAAGCCTTTGTGAATGATGTGGAAGAAACTTCCCCAGGCACAGAGTGGGAACGTGTGGCTCGGCTCTGTGACTTTAATCCCAAGTCTAGTAAGCAGGCAAAAGATGTGTCCCGCATGCGCTCCATCCTTATTTCACTCAAGCAGGCTCCGCTGGTTCGCTGA